The following is a genomic window from Maniola hyperantus chromosome 15, iAphHyp1.2, whole genome shotgun sequence.
gtgaaccgtacttttgacatgatagttaaCCCATAGAATTAAAATCGCGCGtcaggagtcattttgtacggactatacgtgTAAAACGTACCACAGTAAGGTTCAACTGTATTAaggtaaacaaacaaacaaacaacaaatacatatttttaatgaACTGAATAACATTTTAAATATAACCAAGTATATTgacttttttattaattcagatacaagttagtccttgacggGCATTTCTGTATAATATCTTAATATAATCAATACAAGTATTTGACAGTTGTTCGTTTACCGTCTGCGCTGTGTCAATTGAACAGAGTTTAGAGGGTAACATCGTAAAtgtacaacaataataattaattccatTAAATATCATCAGTTAAGTCATAGCCCGATACGATTCCTCACGGAGTCCATTCACACGTTATCACTAATTGTGCAGTAACACTAAGAGTCCGATACAACTACGTAGGTCAGTGAGGCAGCAGCGAGCCTCGCCGCCCCTGCCTCGCGCCTCACCACGCGCCTCGCGCCTCGCTGCGCGCCTCGTGCCTCGTCACGCCACACCACACAAGGATAATGCACATCGACCGATCACTACTCCACTAAACatatttacaaaaccactaGGACGAATAACTTAAAGCGAATAAATAAAAGCGACGCTCTTTGGAACGGGTTACATTCGAGGTACGCGAGTACGAGCGTGAATGTACCGCCCCCCGCGAGAGCCAGCTCGAAACGAAACTACGACGCACTAAGTGTAACACCTCTCCCATACAAGTGCCAACTTCTGTAAGGCTAGACTTCCGTGGGTCGCTGCTGAAGCGCCGCGACTGACCCAACAATACTAAACATTAGAGATGGACTATTTTACATgcagtattttaaaaatcgcgtgttttttttcattttttacgtGCACAAAAAACCACTTGCTACCTTACTTAAAGTGTGAGACATTACACCTCACATTTTCATAGTGTTTAGTATTGTCGCGTCAGCAGCGGCGGCGTGTCCGTAGCAGGCGTCAATCGCTTCGGCTATGGCCTTACGATTTCTGCTCCCAAGTACATATTGTACAATGTCACATGCATTTTCAAAGAATTTTCATACTAACCGACCAGCCGTGATTGGTCCATTCCGGTAGAAAACGTACCTGTTAGGAGAGGCgttaatcttaaaactaaaatGTTAACAAAATATGGCCGAGAAGCAATTCCCAATCATATACATAATTACATAAATGTATCAATTTTGACACCCAGTCTTTACATTCGAACGTTGAGATTCTCGATAATTTCTAAATTCCAAATCGATTTCCGAATTGATTTTCTTAAATTAATATAAGCTTAAACTCACAAAATAAATcgattaaaaataatcaaaatatgatTACAAAATTAAGGGgctataaattaacaaaaaaataaaatacagtttCCGGCTAACAACTTGAACATTGATGAGATTGGCTGGCATTCCCCATTACACCgcttaggcgccatctccacggacaaGAGAATAgaggcgatagtctcgccgtgtgacaaaattcgatacaaattCTATAGTTAGTATCGAATTTTgcacagggcgatactatcgcggaGATTGGCTAATAGAGTTTATATCGAATTATGTGGCAAAGCGAAACTATTGCCGCGATTCTGTcatccgtggagatggcgccttaatgttgtttgccgggcactatataaaaaatgtgtataaataaaattgttcagcGCGAGCATTACGAAACTTATCGTATTTGACGCGAGTCGACTATCCGAGCGGACCACGGTCCGGGCCTGCCTTGTCTAGCATCACCCCGACATAACATCCACACTGAAAGCTTTATCAAAACAGACACTTCGTAAAAGCTTAGAAGCTAAAGTCGATACGAGATTCTATTCCATTTTACAGTTTACTTTCGTTACGAACCGTTATTCGAACACACCaccgatttttaaataaatatatctagagtaataatgaaataaatgttATCACAAAATAATTGTACTATTCAGGACATAATCACATTATGGCGCATTTGACAATTTTAGAtcaaatgttgtatagaagcaggcgttactttgcggaagtccatgattgACGAACAACCATAATCTTAATACACGTTACACCacacagatttgtctgttttagatgattatagcaaattaagtttaTGGTTTCAGTTCAAAAACGGCTCAACCACAACATAATGCAAGCGTACTGATATAATTCTTTAAATCTAAAAGGTTCTAAACGCCGATAATGTACTTAAACAAATACTATCAAAAATTCCCAAATGCACCACTCAATCTTAAAAAtagtattacaaaaataattgtgTTTTTCATACACGCTAATTTGAAAATGAACAAGGTATATTGAGGATATTATATAACAAATAATATCAGTGCGGTACATTGACTAAGAACCTTTTAAATGCTATCGTCGTCATAATATCCCCAATATAGCCATTCaaattaattcaaaaaataatatttgtccaATAATTTATTACGTGAGACGCTTTCTTCTCCCCATCTTAAATCGCCTCCCATCACCCAAGTTATTTtacgtaaaaaataatatcagtccattttttataaaatgtaaatgtTTTGGTTGAGATTTGAAGGAGTTCACCCCTAGAATAGGACCAAATAACAAACCGCCTCCCCCCTTCCCTTTAAAAGGTCTTACGTAATAAATGAAGGACCtctaacatttttaatattacatcgGAACGGTTACATAATCACACGTAAGCGTGTCGGTGTGTGTGTGGGTTCGAAGATGGCGGTGTGtctgtgtgagtgtgtgtgtgtgcgctatgtgtgtgcgtgcgtgtcgCGGGGCAGCTAGCGCGCTCACGGCACGAGGTCGGGCAGGCGCCCGCGACCCTAGGGGCGCCCACCGCCCTCGCCGCTCACCACCTACGACAAGGAACGACtatgttaaataatatattattatacctatataagtaTGGTAGTAATGTAAAACATATCTTACAACATAATTAAATCACAACCCAGAAGCCCACGCCTTACGCTCAGCGTAAAGTTCATCAAAGCGAaagaagacgaaagtctttaatgtcTGACAATATGGTCCTACCTGTGACAACGTGTGGAGCTGCAACGTGGAttgtggacactgacagttggccttgtccacaagttcaaattCGCTTAATgtgctatgttgggtatctctctgagagACAAAATCTGTATGAGGAAATCCGTGGGAGAACCAAAACTCCCCGCATTATCCGTAGGAAACCAAAGACATAGCTCAACAAATTAGCAAGTTGAAATGGCAGTGAGCagtgtctgtcgcagaaccaaTGGCCGCTGGTGACACGTGTTCTGGAGTAAAAACCGTGTACCTACTAGcaagtgtgggacgacctccagcccgctggtcTAACAACCTTATAAGGTTAGCAGATAAGGAAGGCGGGGGGCCGTGTATGGTGGCACTCTGTCGAGAAGGTCTAGGCAAACAAGCTGATTGATTGAGTACACCCAGCCGAACCTGTCACCACACACACAACTTATATAACGCgttaaatttaactcctcacgcgccattttaacttttgtgtcaaaatttctattcaaaagtacgattttagtccttactagcttatgctcgcgacttcgtccgcgtggactacaaaatttcaaatccctatttgacccccttaggagttgaattttcaaaaatcctttcttagcggatgcctacgtcataatagctgtctgcatgccaaatttcagcccgatccgtccagtagtttgagctgtgcgttgatagatcagtcagtcagtcagtcagtcaccttttccttttatatatatagattataaaggtgaaccgtacttgtgacatgacagttgacccatagagtgaAAATGGCACGTGAAGACTCATTTTTTACGGGCTATACTCACTTTCCGCTCCTTGTAGTAGAGCTCCTCGCTCTCCTTGTCACAGAGCAGCAGGATGACGGCGCCGAACAGGAAGATGGCGGCGCCCCAGCCCACGCCGTACGCCCAGCCGAACTCCCACACCGACCGGTTGCCTGTTACCGatcatataatatttaagtaattacaaAAACACATCAAAACTGATTGTctcaaaaatatatgaaaaaatcCTCAGGGaagaatttaaataataaataacagacTAGACTTGTGTTACAATTACACAATTTACTCGTGCATTCGAAAGCAACAAAGGTATGAGTTGCCTAGAAGAGATCACTGTAGTGATAAAGTCGccctttatttttaagtttattctgtatttttagtctttataatattgtatttggCGATAAAcatgtttaaataaaatgaataaatacaattttatataGATACCATTGTTAATAcagttaaaaataacaatatttgtaCCAGTAATAATTATACACCATACACCAGTAGTTTTAACGTTAAAAATTTAGTAACGTATCGTCTAGGTACCGTCCATGCACACACACATTAGAATATTTTGACTgctaaagtaataaaaaatctgaGACCATACAGTATGACATAAATAAATTGGTAAGCTACTAAAAAATCTAtgtcaaacaaaaataaacaaacacatacCGATTCCATACGTACCCAGATTTAACTCTGCGGCGAAACACACCGGGTATATCACTAGCGCTATAAGGATGCACATCACTGAAATACAAAGgaaacttaaattttattctatttcaaAAGTTTgctgttaaattaattaaatctcCTTAGGCAAGAAATTCGTAAGTCCATATCCCTATGTTTTATACTCAGTCCATTTTGACTCTGTATGATTCAATATAATTCATCATAATACGACTGACTCATTAAACCCCCAGCTCAAACCCTTGGACTAGAAAACCAAAATTTCTAACAGAGGTTCTTCTTCTATTCTAAACAAGGAACAAGACCAGATTTTTCGAAATACCCACAGGAGCCAAGCCACGAGCGGTCACTAATAAATTAATGAGACggtaacaatattttttagattttggcTATTTATTGCTCTCTATTCACGTTATATACCGCCTCGACTTTGAAAATCAAGAGTGGCACTGTATTTAGAGTCAAAAGTCACAAAAAGCCTGAACTGAAATACTTTGTGCCATTTAGACAACATTGACATTAACACCAGATACAGTTGCGGAGCATGACGGCCGCGCTATGCACGGTAGGCTGACTGCAGTCAACAGTCGACAACTCGACACTTACTGGAAACTCGAAACCACGAATTATAACGAAGACATTTGAACCGTATTGTTACTTATCTAACTGGTGATAGAGATAGCACTAAATTGTGAACACTGCTCGGATTTGCTACCACCTACTAAAGATGTGATTGAATGTTATATTGCTGCATaatcccttattataaatgcgaaagtgtgtgtttgttggtttgtccttcaatcacgtcaaacAGAATGTCGAAGCTTCGACGACACTGGCAAGTGTGACATCATGatatgttagtacatttgacgtagGTAGGCCCTAGCGTagtcctatttttctatgagTTTACGTCAAAATAACCTAACATTTGTcacatcgtcgattcaggatcaaaccgagagttccctcattcTAATTCAGTCTGCTATGGATGaggtgaaatcaaagaaaaaatagttgtttcatagcctacctagcgtaAGTATAAtacaggtaaaattttacgccggccagtgacgtcgaagcctcgatgtttgttacaagttccctataactgtcgtgaactgtggtggTAGTATCTGGGCAACTACGGTCGGTACGATCGGTACGGTCACCGTAATACAGGGTCTGGAAGAAGCCCTGCACAGCCGCCCAATCAACGAGAAGCAGAAGTACGTACGTGCAAGAGCCATGGCAAGCACCGCGAACCGGTAGTAGCGGAACTTGGTGCGGTGGTCGGCCGAGCGCAGCCCCAGCCCCGTCAGCAGCGCGCCGCACACGTCCGCCGCCAGCGTCGCCACGCACAGACCTGCTGCGGCCCTGGACAACGTTCACATGCAATAGGTCAATCCTCCGCTATGTGGTGGTGATACACATGCCTACAGATGGCATAGCCGTACCAGACACAGCACACTCGCAAGCTCGAGTGTTCAACACTGAataatagccaccgagctcatttgacatttatttataaattaatatttcgaTCTGTCTGAAACGATGGAttgtgttcccactagattacagcatggggttatttaaggggcggaccaaaaattcctgaaaggccgtcAACGCATCGGTAGTacctctggtgttgcaaatgttcgtgggcggcgataatcacttaacatcaggtgacccgcctgctctttgCTCGCTATTTGTATTTGAAAAAATAGGGCAAACCGCATCCttatcatcatcacgatcaatccatcgccggcctactatTGAGCAGAGATCTCCTATCGGAATAAGAAGGgcccatagtccgccacgctggctaagtgcagattggtCGGCTTTACACATTTGACAACATTAAGAGCTTTCAGGcattaggtttcctcacggtgtttttcttcgccgttaaagcaagtgatatttgattgcttaataCGCCAGCTCCGAATAgttgaggtgcatgcccgggatcgagcctcCGATCTCCCGAAAAGGAagcggacgttttaaccaccaggctatcacggcGTAACGCATATCTTACTTAATATAAGGCGCGGGTCTCGCAGCGTAGCATCCAGGCTGCGCGGTGATATCGAAGGGCAGCGGCGTGGGCGCCTCCGGGTCGATGCAGTGCATGAACAGGCCCTGCCGCCAGCCCGCCGCCATCAGCCAGTCGGCCGACGCCAGCCCCAGCACCATCAGGATCACTACCAGCAGGCCGCAAATCAACGCGATCACCTGCAACGAACAATAGAGAACACCGATGtgttaaaatcatcatcatgatcaacccatcgctgtctcactactgagaacgaatctcctctcagaatcagaagggttaggccatagtctaccactttGGCCAAGttgggattggcagacttcacacacctttgagaagaacCGGGGTCGAAAACCCCGGGCCCCCCGACTAGAAGGCCGAAGCTTTTCTAGCTAACACCGTGTAAAATGTTACATTAAAATTCCCAAAAACTTCCAACACTTTCTTCGGAAGCTATTCGCATAGTAATTAGTTGAGGAATAAGACACTGTGAGAACTGAGAAAATTCCCCACTCTGAAGCCCTGCCTGGTTTCTTTGacgaaatattttattcaatacaaCGCTATTcgtgtaatacctacctatcagccAAAGAGGACTATAAAACATTTATTCTTAACAAAGTTTTAACAGAATCAtccgtaataggtaggtacttaatagtcGTTCCGCAAGAACTTGACTATGCACTTTCGTTTCACTACTTTTAGTGGCAAACGTTATTTTAATAGGGAACTTGCCCGTTCTTTAGaagaatatttttcttttcataGTCATAGACTTCttaatctaatttattttactaaagATCTTCTCAGAATATTAATATAAACGGACAGGTAAAGACAATAAGATAAACCCTAAAATCAATATCCAAACGAAAGCAAatgactttaaaataataagtaattataaagTGTAAATGCCTCGCACTGAATTCTAATCTATAGCATGCTTGCTTGCCCTCTTTATTGAtacaaaatttttacaaaaaaaataaaaaccgacttcgttacacaaacactaaaaattgaaaaataatttaatttattaccgaatatatgtatacaagagttaatatagttccataataatactttttggtgccggtgccaattagctttagctgcgcgaatcgtctagacttcatatttttatgggactccacaatggcacctcattggcaccgaccccaaaaaatattattatggaactatattaactcttgtatacatatattcggtaataaattaaattatttttcaatttttagtgtttgtgtaacgaagtcggtttttattttttttgtaaaaaaattttatttcacaatttttagtggctccatggaattatgctatgactggttaaaaatctactgtttactaagctattacactgatcgcgagcaatttactcttattcgttgaggagttccagtatctatcttcgaagatgttcatcagatcttcaccaaattgaaatgggaccaactttgaagtataccctttcaaacaaaaaaagaattttcaaaatcggtccaggcgttttcgagtaatcggggaacatacataaaaaaaaaaaaaaaaaagattccgacgaattgagaacctcctcctttttttgaagtcggttaaaaataaccgATCGTGAGAAAAGTTTTTAACATTATTGATTAACCAATGCCTACAATAAGGTATCGATCTCACGGTCTAGAATTCTGAGTTGACTCCTGCGTTCTGTTTTTACTAAATCTACGAGTACGCAAATTGCAAAGGCAATGGCTCTCTATAGGGCTTAGTCTAAGCTCTAAACGTATAAAAGTAGTTGACTGCAACCGCGACGGGCAAATCTACCTATTTGACATACATTATTTGATTGTAGTGGACTCGGAACGCAGAACTCTAGACCGCTGACTGTGGGATTGACGCCCAAAATAAAAAGTGCCACAACAAAGAACTCGCAAGACAAAGCGTTTCCTATGTCGCGTCGGAGTTTCCTAGTTCGCCATCCATCAAGCTTGCGCCTCGCTCGCAATAAGTAAAAGTAGAGCTAGAAATTATAACGGATTGTACGCAGAGACAGCATTGCCATGAACAAAGACAAGAAATCAGGATATTCCTAATTTATTTGTATACACGAGTgatgaataattaatttgtggaaaattaaattaatagaataacaagtttataataataacctgGATGCATaatcactaaaataaaattgcaaataaatGGTCTCATGCAACATCATCTGTATAtatagaactagatgatgcccgcgacttcgtccgcgtggattaaggttttttaaaatttcctgggaactctttaattttccgagataaaaagtagcttaagtctttccccgggatgtaagctaactctgtaccaaattttatcgaaatcggttaaactattgggccgtgaaaagctagcagacagacactggACTGTTACCCGCTCTTCTCGGTAAAATCTGCTGTGGTAGCCTTGAATAATTATCAAAAGAGTCACAAATTGGCCAAAGTGATATAAAGATATATTTGGATTTGCTATACTTTTGACTGATACTTAAACTTAAAATCCGAAGCAAATTGGTAGTGTGGCAACCCTACACTACACAAAAGCGAGGGTAAGGAAAACGTGAAAGTGAGAGACACGGGTGTCTCGAAGAGAGGCGGGGCGCGTGGGGTGGGAATCGATCGGGCCCAAGGCGCGTCTGGACCCGACTTCCATCAGCTGTTAGTGGCACGAGTTACTCTTGGAAGTGAGGCCTCTCAAGATATCCTGACGGAaacatacttattacttaacAGTCGTTATATTTTGATACCATAGaggtagtacagtacgcggcagaaaatgtaCGCGGTAGAAAAAGAAAGTCTTAGTTTAGAAACATCCGAAAGTGGACTGGGATGGCCAATTAACGTAGCACAACTTTATTGTTTGACGAAAGATAGGAAattatatgacgagatgacGGCCAGCCTCCAATAGTTGAGAGGCACAACATTCTTGTTGTGCCtctcaaataataaataatcttcttctgaagattatttattattttaggttTCATTAGTTTTGCCTTTggataagtaagtacctataccttcaGATCTAAGATTTGAACACCAAATAATTGATTTCCATTAGCTATTGCTACAGTAGCTTTAGCAAGTAGTAGTAATTAGATTCTTTCCATTATACTACTCAAGATTTCATGCTCTAAAAGCAAACATGAAAGTCAAagggaaataaaaattaataccaTATTCCAACCAAGGTTACGAAAGCATTTACTGTCAAGCCCTTTGTTTTGAATCGAGGCTTTTGGATCATTCGTTTCGATTgaattaaacattttattgtCCATACACCGGAAGCTTTGCGCGATGTCAAGAgggatttcattcattcaattgTAAGAAAAGTTCACTCAAGGGGTCTCGGTCTCTGATTGGACTTTTAAACACGTGCAGGGTCAGCAGGGGTTACTTATAAGCACACATTTCGATGATAAAGACAAATAAAggcgaaagtctgtttgtttgttggtgtattagtttgttggtttgtccttcgatcacgtcgcaacggagtaacagaATAACGCGATTTTTGGCatagtaacataggctacttttcatcctggaaaatcaaagagttcccacaggatttttaaaaacctaaatccacgcgaacgaagtcgcgggcatcagctagttaaaatataatttgaaattTTAGAATATCACACaatagtacctatagtaggtaactAGATCAGGTTTGTCAAATCTTTTGTCGGATATGGACCTTGGCAGACCAATTTCTAGTCCCGAATATCTACTTCCAATTGAATGAACGTTTTTCATGCTCTCAAAAAGAAATTCTTCGCATGAACGTTCCCGTATTTGTTAGTTTATCACCCCTTTTTCACTCGACGGCTTTCCAGCTTCGGCTGAATGCTCGAAGCTTTTACGAGAAATTTTCTTACTATCTACAATACTACACTATAATAAATTAGATAGCCACGGttcattttcagggttccatGCCAAAATTTTTCAGAAAGAGTTTTATTTGgtcattaaaatatttagtgaaatatttctaaaaaatacCATTCCCCTCCTTCATCTACTGCTGGCTGTAATGGCTATATATCTTGGCGCTGTTTCGCAGCACCTGAACCTCGTATTGCACCTAATCTCTCCGATCGTGTCAGAATGCCGTCCCATCACACTATGAGAGTAAATTAATAGAGAGTGCATCAGTGTTGGCACTATAACACCACCCACACATAATATAGCTAATATCTAAGTATAATGATTGGTCGCCGTGGCCTAAATTTGTTCAGGAGGACATTATATATGAATAACATGGTCGCGGCTTGTTTAATATTGGCGATAATAATTAATGCAAGAAGCGTCGTGCTCTCAGAATTTTAATACATCGTTGAACATAAGGACGCCCTTAAAAAAGTCCCTGAATATAACTACGAATCCTTATCCTACGTACTCTCATGATTCTGGAAGGAGCTCCTTGTTCTTGCATTTTAATCTTCGagcttattttttaaattaataccaTACCTCGCCTATAGCCTCGCTATCCTTAAGGTATGAATTTTCTTTTTAGGATAGGTATACTCTACTTTACTCCTTTCACGTTCGTATCCAATTCAAAACACTTTTGGTTAGGTATTTACCTATCATtatttacttgtaaaagtttattggaATAAAAACACGCTGACAATTTCCCAACCTGATTGAATGCTAAAATAACTCcgatttctttaaaataacattatgacaagaaaaagttaaaacccGACTAATCTTATAAACGCACAGGCAGACAGTTTTGTAGTAGACTATTTTTGtctttaaattatatattttctgAATCTTCACAATGAAAACTTTCATTTGATACCAAACTCGATCAAATTACTCAAGTTTACATATATGTTtgctattgtatttttttagtcttgttctaaatacatatataaaaggaaaagctgactgactgatcaatcgaCCGatctaacgcacagctcaaactactcgacgggtcgggctgaaattcggcttataggtagatagctattatgacgtagacatccgctttgaaaggatttttgaaaattcattccctaaaggggtaaaacaggggtttgaaatttgtttggtccacgcggacgaaatcgcgggcataagcaagTCTGTCATATTAGATTTGTCATGGCGTCATAAATAGCATTTAGCTTAGATAAAAACTATACTAACCAAATCTAATTTATGAAAATCTAATAAGTAGTTTGGTAGCTACGAAGGGACCGACCAATCGACAAATAAACAAAccaatacataggtacatagaaaAGAAGCCAGCTAAgctaataggtattttaaatttttacgtaGCCATCTCAAACAGCAAAATATTAGGAAATTATTAGCACAATGCAGATCCGTATCGcactgtaaagaaaaaaatgctGACATGAACTAAGGGGAGGGTGTTAGGAAGACACGGCGCGCCGGCACGCACCTAAGATATTTATATAAGCCAGTTAGTTACTCGAAATAAACTTGAAACTTTTGTTTAGTCACGTCGTTTCGTGGCAGAGCGGTATAAATGTGAGATTGTTTACGAACTGGTCTATGTTCATTGTTCCACGTTCATTGTGCATCTTTCCGCTTCGCTC
Proteins encoded in this region:
- the LOC117988957 gene encoding transmembrane protein 47 isoform X2, with protein sequence MQGRAGAGPGGLRSHPRALPPVLPPPPQFATEQDEMPATQIAQVIALICGLLVVILMVLGLASADWLMAAGWRQGLFMHCIDPEAPTPLPFDITAQPGCYAARPAPYIKAAAGLCVATLAADVCGALLTGLGLRSADHRTKFRYYRFAVLAMALALMCILIALVIYPVCFAAELNLGNRSVWEFGWAYGVGWGAAIFLFGAVILLLCDKESEELYYKERKVVSGEGGGRP
- the LOC117988957 gene encoding transmembrane protein 47 isoform X4; this encodes MASTTMIETVTITRPLKVIALICGLLVVILMVLGLASADWLMAAGWRQGLFMHCIDPEAPTPLPFDITAQPGCYAARPAPYIKAAAGLCVATLAADVCGALLTGLGLRSADHRTKFRYYRFAVLAMALALMCILIALVIYPVCFAAELNLGNRSVWEFGWAYGVGWGAAIFLFGAVILLLCDKESEELYYKERKVVSGEGGGRP
- the LOC117988957 gene encoding transmembrane protein 47 isoform X1; translated protein: MQGRAGAGPGGLRSHPRALPPVLPPPPQFATEQDEMPATQIAQVIALICGLLVVILMVLGLASADWLMAAGWRQGLFMHCIDPEAPTPLPFDITAQPGCYAARPAPYIKAAAGLCVATLAADVCGALLTGLGLRSADHRTKFRYYRFAVLAMALALMCILIALVIYPVCFAAELNLGTYGIGNRSVWEFGWAYGVGWGAAIFLFGAVILLLCDKESEELYYKERKVVSGEGGGRP
- the LOC117988957 gene encoding transmembrane protein 47 isoform X3, whose product is MASTTMIETVTITRPLKVIALICGLLVVILMVLGLASADWLMAAGWRQGLFMHCIDPEAPTPLPFDITAQPGCYAARPAPYIKAAAGLCVATLAADVCGALLTGLGLRSADHRTKFRYYRFAVLAMALALMCILIALVIYPVCFAAELNLGTYGIGNRSVWEFGWAYGVGWGAAIFLFGAVILLLCDKESEELYYKERKVVSGEGGGRP